One Mucilaginibacter ginkgonis genomic region harbors:
- a CDS encoding M61 family metallopeptidase, with the protein MKKLLLAACASAVWASSFAQNPVVYEFSFPNIKHHEAEITMKLSAVPAGPLKVRMSRSSPGRYATHEFGKNVYNVKAFDGKGTPIKIDKVEGDVYTVPAHGADVKITYTLFGNWTDGTYVGLDESHAHLNMPGTLMWAYGFDKRPIRIHFNELKANNWRVATQLKPEGNNTYSGPDLQYVMDSPTELADYKENSWEVTNPDGRKQAIHLTIHSVDGQNVIDNFSKMLQRLVQEEMAVFGKLPNYDYGNYTFLDDVYPTVSGDGMEHRNSTCIVQPAAKIEGNEKRLLGTFAHEYFHSWNVERIRPKTLEPFNFEHANMSNELWLAEGFTQYYGGLLLERAGFDTPEDFYRSAAGLVNSILNTPGGTKYSAIDNSRYAVFADAGVAVDATNKNNMFLSYYTYGGATALALDLQLRSRFNLTLDDFMRRMWVAHPDVSKPYTVADAQTELAALTKDAKFANGFFQEFIYGSGKHDYAAWLDKAGLVLRPARPNVAWAGRIAAQGGRFSEGGSRGAGKGLVIAASTTFGTPVYKAGLDAGDVITAVDGNSIADEAAFNSAIKDKKPGDRVEVTYSNRTGEHKTSIRLEDDPLLEIVTYEKAGKMPSASQLALRNNWLSTKVN; encoded by the coding sequence ATGAAAAAACTACTACTCGCTGCCTGCGCTTCTGCAGTATGGGCGTCTTCATTTGCTCAAAACCCGGTTGTTTACGAATTTTCATTCCCGAACATCAAGCATCACGAGGCCGAGATAACTATGAAACTTTCTGCGGTACCAGCCGGGCCGTTAAAGGTTAGGATGAGCCGCTCATCACCGGGCAGGTATGCTACCCACGAATTTGGGAAAAACGTGTATAACGTAAAAGCGTTTGACGGTAAGGGCACGCCTATTAAAATTGATAAAGTAGAGGGCGACGTCTATACCGTGCCTGCTCATGGTGCAGATGTTAAGATCACCTACACGCTGTTTGGCAACTGGACCGACGGTACTTATGTAGGCCTTGATGAAAGCCACGCGCATTTAAACATGCCCGGCACTTTAATGTGGGCTTACGGTTTCGATAAAAGGCCTATCCGCATTCACTTCAACGAGTTGAAAGCAAACAACTGGCGGGTTGCCACGCAATTGAAGCCGGAGGGCAATAATACTTATTCTGGGCCGGACCTTCAATACGTAATGGACAGCCCAACGGAACTTGCCGATTATAAGGAGAACAGCTGGGAGGTAACAAACCCCGACGGCAGAAAGCAAGCCATACATTTGACTATACATAGCGTTGACGGCCAGAACGTAATAGACAATTTTAGTAAAATGTTACAGCGCCTGGTGCAGGAAGAGATGGCCGTGTTTGGCAAACTGCCAAACTATGATTACGGTAACTACACTTTTCTTGATGATGTTTACCCAACCGTAAGCGGCGACGGCATGGAACACCGCAATTCTACCTGTATAGTTCAACCTGCGGCTAAAATAGAGGGTAACGAAAAACGCTTGCTGGGCACTTTCGCTCACGAGTACTTTCACAGCTGGAATGTAGAGCGCATCCGCCCCAAAACATTGGAGCCGTTTAACTTTGAACACGCCAATATGAGTAACGAACTTTGGCTGGCCGAAGGGTTTACTCAGTATTACGGCGGTTTACTGCTGGAACGCGCAGGCTTTGACACACCCGAAGATTTTTACCGATCTGCTGCAGGGCTGGTGAATTCAATACTCAACACGCCGGGCGGCACAAAATATTCGGCAATAGATAACAGCCGATATGCTGTTTTCGCAGACGCGGGTGTGGCGGTTGACGCGACGAATAAAAACAATATGTTTTTAAGCTATTACACCTACGGTGGTGCAACCGCCTTGGCCCTTGATCTGCAACTACGCAGCCGGTTTAACCTGACACTCGACGATTTTATGCGCCGCATGTGGGTGGCTCACCCCGATGTTAGCAAACCTTACACCGTCGCGGATGCGCAAACCGAACTGGCAGCATTAACAAAGGATGCCAAATTTGCGAACGGTTTCTTTCAGGAATTTATTTATGGAAGCGGAAAGCATGATTACGCTGCCTGGTTAGATAAAGCCGGGCTGGTATTAAGGCCTGCACGCCCGAATGTAGCCTGGGCAGGCAGAATTGCCGCGCAAGGCGGCCGCTTTAGTGAAGGCGGTTCGCGTGGTGCAGGCAAAGGCCTGGTAATCGCCGCGAGCACTACATTCGGCACCCCTGTATACAAGGCTGGATTAGATGCCGGTGATGTAATTACTGCGGTAGATGGCAATTCCATTGCAGACGAAGCCGCATTCAACTCGGCAATAAAAGATAAAAAGCCGGGTGACAGGGTCGAGGTAACATACAGCAACCGCACCGGCGAACATAAAACAAGTATCAGGTTAGAAGACGACCCGTTGCTTGAGATAGTTACCTATGAGAAAGCAGGAAAAATGCCTTCGGCGTCGCAATTAGCATTAAGAAATAACTGGTTATCAACCAAAGTAAATTAA
- a CDS encoding DUF1624 domain-containing protein, which produces MQAASFVNKQRIASIDILRGIVMVIMALDHVRDFFSNVQYDPLDLTKTSPLLFFTRWITHFCAPTFVMLSGVSAYLSLSKKASKNERAAFLLKRGLWLIFLEFTLIGFGWSFDPGFHVFAAQVIWAIGCSMLFLSLLIFIGLRPVAIGIVGLLIVFGHNMLDGITAVSFGKYQLCWLAIHQLGFYATGVNRGIFMLYPVLPWMGIMATGYFLGTVFKLAPDVRRKLLFTIGGFALFLFLFMRWVNIYGDPRPWLLQDNFIKGVGAYVSCQKYPPSLLYTLMTLSIAIISLALLEKVNNPVSRFFTVYGRVPFFYYVPHIYIIHLTQVLLAIAIGFDLHKLSGMGIQSTTWGFGLPVVYLIWIFVVAVLYFPCRWFMKVKQRRKDWWLSYL; this is translated from the coding sequence ATGCAAGCTGCCAGTTTTGTGAACAAGCAACGCATCGCGTCTATTGATATCCTGAGGGGTATAGTGATGGTCATTATGGCCTTAGATCACGTTCGCGACTTTTTCAGTAATGTGCAATACGACCCGCTGGATCTTACTAAAACATCGCCCCTGTTGTTCTTTACCCGGTGGATCACGCATTTTTGCGCGCCAACTTTTGTAATGCTATCTGGCGTGAGTGCTTATCTATCATTATCAAAAAAGGCATCGAAGAATGAGCGGGCGGCATTTTTATTAAAGCGGGGATTGTGGCTTATCTTTTTAGAGTTTACGCTTATCGGTTTCGGCTGGAGCTTTGACCCGGGCTTTCATGTCTTTGCAGCCCAGGTGATCTGGGCCATTGGCTGCAGTATGCTGTTTTTGTCGCTGCTGATCTTCATTGGCTTAAGGCCGGTGGCAATAGGCATTGTCGGTTTACTTATTGTGTTTGGGCATAACATGCTGGATGGTATCACAGCCGTTTCTTTCGGTAAATATCAACTTTGTTGGTTAGCGATACATCAATTAGGATTTTATGCTACAGGCGTTAACCGCGGCATATTTATGCTGTATCCGGTGCTGCCATGGATGGGCATCATGGCCACAGGATATTTTTTAGGTACGGTGTTCAAGCTGGCACCCGATGTGCGCCGGAAGCTGCTATTCACCATCGGCGGCTTTGCACTGTTTTTGTTTTTATTTATGCGCTGGGTAAACATTTATGGCGACCCGCGCCCATGGTTGCTGCAAGACAATTTTATAAAGGGTGTTGGCGCTTATGTTAGCTGTCAGAAATATCCGCCATCGCTGTTATACACCTTGATGACGTTAAGCATCGCCATAATCTCACTGGCACTGTTAGAAAAGGTTAATAATCCCGTAAGCCGGTTCTTCACCGTCTACGGCCGGGTGCCGTTCTTTTATTACGTGCCGCATATTTACATTATTCACTTAACGCAAGTATTGCTGGCGATAGCTATAGGCTTCGATCTGCACAAATTAAGCGGTATGGGTATCCAAAGCACCACATGGGGTTTTGGCCTGCCGGTAGTTTACCTGATATGGATATTTGTTGTGGCAGTATTATATTTCCCCTGCCGCTGGTTTATGAAAGTGAAGCAACGACGAAAAGATTGGTGGCTAAGTTATTTGTAG
- a CDS encoding APC family permease, translating to MAKGGAPKKIRLFQLVFIIFFTVSGGPYGLESLLSYAGSHYAIIILFVTPILWDVPAILTVAELNSMMPIEGGYYQWVKNALGLRFGFYEGWWTWLYTFIDLAIYPVMFVQYASYFFPWMQQWQLPVCLVFIWLSALINVWGIKQVGRISVILSVAVLGPFVVLFIAAMMHHTFAHPQVTGAATPLKFSSVGMALYIVMWNCLGWDNITTYAGEVEQPVRTYLKAVFIAFAMVIAIYLVTIFVAQRSGIDYNVLSNERFPVLGEFIAGKWLGALIAAGGMASAMGIYTAVLLSVSRIPMVMADDGLLPVGLTKTHSKYETPYRSIILCSLVISVMVLWSFDELVIIDVTVYGAGLFLEYVTLIVTRIKRPDAVRPFKIPLGITGLCIFMALPTLVYIAALGGTLIAAGSALKPLIFAGIALITAELGWQLAKRYRRKVVLND from the coding sequence ATGGCTAAAGGCGGCGCACCTAAAAAGATCAGGTTATTTCAACTGGTCTTTATCATTTTTTTTACCGTTTCCGGCGGGCCGTACGGTTTAGAATCATTGCTCAGTTACGCGGGTTCTCACTACGCTATCATCATACTATTCGTTACGCCTATACTGTGGGACGTGCCTGCCATACTTACCGTTGCCGAACTAAACAGCATGATGCCGATAGAAGGGGGCTACTATCAATGGGTTAAAAACGCACTGGGCCTGCGCTTTGGATTTTACGAGGGCTGGTGGACGTGGCTCTACACTTTTATAGATCTGGCCATTTACCCGGTAATGTTTGTACAGTATGCCTCGTACTTTTTCCCTTGGATGCAGCAATGGCAGTTACCGGTTTGCTTAGTTTTTATCTGGCTGTCAGCTTTGATCAACGTTTGGGGGATAAAGCAAGTAGGCCGCATTTCTGTAATTCTTAGTGTTGCCGTGTTAGGGCCTTTTGTAGTATTGTTCATCGCGGCAATGATGCATCACACCTTTGCACATCCGCAAGTTACAGGCGCTGCAACACCGTTAAAGTTTTCTTCGGTTGGCATGGCGTTGTACATTGTAATGTGGAACTGTCTGGGATGGGACAATATCACAACCTACGCAGGCGAGGTAGAACAACCTGTGCGCACGTACTTAAAAGCGGTATTTATCGCCTTCGCTATGGTGATAGCCATATATCTGGTGACGATATTTGTCGCGCAACGGTCTGGGATAGATTATAACGTCTTAAGTAATGAGCGCTTTCCTGTTTTGGGCGAATTCATTGCCGGCAAGTGGCTTGGCGCACTAATAGCCGCCGGGGGTATGGCCAGCGCGATGGGTATTTACACGGCTGTACTGCTATCGGTTTCGCGCATACCAATGGTTATGGCCGATGATGGTTTACTGCCTGTTGGGTTGACTAAAACACACTCAAAATATGAGACACCTTACCGGTCAATAATCTTATGCTCGCTGGTAATAAGCGTGATGGTACTTTGGTCTTTCGACGAATTGGTGATCATAGATGTTACCGTTTATGGCGCCGGGTTATTTTTAGAATACGTAACGCTAATCGTAACACGGATAAAGCGCCCTGATGCGGTACGACCATTTAAAATCCCCTTAGGGATAACCGGGCTTTGCATTTTTATGGCTTTGCCAACCTTGGTTTATATTGCCGCGTTAGGCGGCACACTCATTGCAGCCGGCTCTGCATTAAAGCCGTTGATCTTCGCAGGTATAGCTTTAATCACAGCCGAGTTAGGCTGGCAACTTGCTAAAAGATACCGTCGCAAAGTGGTGTTAAACGATTGA
- the rlmD gene encoding 23S rRNA (uracil(1939)-C(5))-methyltransferase RlmD, producing MKVRPANAVFENVNIIDIAEEGKGVGKTDDLVLFIEKAVPGDIVDVEVYRKKKNFGEAKIIHLKQLSAYRTEPFCEHFGTCGGCKWQHMTYEAQLQFKQKSVADALSRLAKLDVSNMLPIVPSPHDRYYRNKLEFTFSDKRWLYDGENRESETLDMNALGFHIPGRFDKILDVKHCYLQEDPSNDLRNAIRDFAKEHNISFYNLKHHEGALRNLIIRTSSSGELMVIVVFAYPEEGQVELLMEYVQRHFPQITSLLYIINQKKNDTIFDQEVITWNGPQYIHEGMDEVIFRIGPKSFYQTNAVQAKRLYEITRDFAEFTGNELVYDLYTGAGTIANFIAKHVNKVVGVEYVPSAIEDAKINSNINNITNTDFYAGDMKDVLDQNFTATHGKPDVIITDPPRAGMHADVVARLMEIEAEKIVYVSCNPATQARDMLVLNEKYDVVKIQPVDMFPHTQHVENVLLLKLKK from the coding sequence ATGAAAGTACGCCCCGCTAACGCCGTTTTTGAAAATGTAAACATTATTGACATTGCCGAAGAAGGCAAAGGTGTAGGCAAGACTGACGACCTGGTGCTTTTCATTGAAAAGGCCGTGCCGGGTGACATTGTTGATGTTGAAGTTTATCGCAAAAAGAAAAACTTTGGCGAGGCTAAGATAATCCATCTAAAACAACTTTCTGCGTATCGTACCGAGCCCTTCTGCGAACACTTTGGCACTTGCGGCGGCTGCAAATGGCAACACATGACCTATGAAGCCCAGCTGCAATTCAAACAAAAATCTGTTGCTGATGCATTAAGCCGCCTGGCCAAATTGGATGTAAGCAATATGCTGCCCATTGTGCCGTCTCCGCACGACAGGTATTATCGTAACAAACTCGAGTTTACCTTCTCTGATAAACGCTGGCTGTACGATGGCGAGAACCGCGAGTCTGAGACGCTGGACATGAATGCCCTGGGTTTTCACATCCCCGGCAGGTTTGACAAGATCCTTGATGTTAAACACTGCTATTTGCAGGAAGACCCATCGAACGATCTGCGCAACGCCATTCGCGATTTTGCGAAAGAGCACAACATAAGCTTCTACAATTTAAAGCACCACGAAGGCGCGCTTCGTAACCTTATCATCCGCACATCGTCGAGCGGAGAACTGATGGTGATCGTTGTTTTCGCATACCCGGAAGAAGGACAAGTTGAGTTGTTGATGGAATATGTGCAAAGGCATTTCCCGCAGATCACGTCCTTGCTGTATATCATCAATCAAAAGAAGAACGATACTATTTTTGATCAGGAAGTAATTACCTGGAATGGCCCGCAATATATTCACGAGGGCATGGACGAGGTGATATTCCGTATCGGTCCAAAATCCTTTTACCAAACAAACGCGGTACAGGCCAAACGCTTATACGAAATAACCCGCGATTTTGCAGAGTTTACCGGTAACGAATTGGTTTATGACCTGTACACCGGTGCAGGCACTATTGCCAATTTTATTGCCAAACATGTAAATAAGGTGGTGGGGGTAGAGTATGTACCCTCTGCTATTGAGGATGCCAAGATCAACTCTAATATTAATAATATTACTAATACCGATTTCTACGCAGGCGACATGAAAGATGTGCTTGATCAAAACTTTACCGCTACGCACGGCAAACCCGACGTGATCATTACAGATCCGCCCAGGGCGGGAATGCATGCCGATGTGGTTGCGAGACTGATGGAAATTGAGGCAGAAAAGATAGTGTATGTAAGCTGCAACCCGGCAACACAAGCCCGCGATATGCTGGTACTAAATGAAAAGTACGATGTAGTAAAAATTCAGCCGGTAGACATGTTTCCGCACACACAACACGTGGAAAATGTGTTGTTATTGAAATTGAAGAAATAA
- a CDS encoding phosphoribosyltransferase family protein produces the protein MTDSRLLILNRAQIQQKIDRIAYQLLEDNFDEDEIVIAGILPQGSNIALRLKSILEKIANFKITFINIELDKQASQLDFKLDTSIEVCKNKVVILVDDVLNSGKTLAYGFGVFLDVPLKKLRTVVLVDRNHKNFPVTTDYSGIALSTLLKEHVDVVLTETGEGDAVYLG, from the coding sequence ATGACCGATAGCAGGCTGCTTATTTTAAACCGTGCCCAAATTCAGCAGAAGATCGACCGGATCGCTTATCAGCTTTTGGAAGATAATTTTGACGAAGATGAAATTGTGATTGCCGGCATACTGCCGCAAGGGAGTAACATTGCACTTCGGTTAAAAAGCATCCTTGAAAAGATCGCCAATTTTAAGATCACTTTTATAAACATCGAACTGGATAAACAAGCCAGTCAACTCGATTTCAAGCTTGATACATCGATAGAAGTCTGCAAAAACAAAGTGGTTATCCTGGTTGACGACGTACTCAACAGCGGTAAAACGCTTGCTTATGGGTTTGGGGTATTTTTAGATGTCCCTCTTAAAAAATTGCGCACGGTTGTACTCGTAGACCGCAACCATAAAAACTTCCCTGTTACTACAGATTACTCCGGCATTGCCTTATCGACACTTTTAAAAGAACATGTTGATGTAGTACTAACCGAAACCGGCGAAGGTGACGCGGTTTATCTGGGATAA
- a CDS encoding shikimate kinase has protein sequence MKIFLIGFMGCGKTTLGRKLASRLSYDFIDLDQVLETQEGITIAQYFATYGEERFRTKESEVLKSVITGDDQVISTGGGLPCFFDNINWMKANGKVVYINLPPAALASRLENAKEERPLLQGKHGNELVKFIAEKLAEREPFYLQANIVADGLSLTAERLQSIIFKQ, from the coding sequence ATGAAGATCTTTTTGATAGGCTTTATGGGCTGCGGCAAAACAACGCTTGGCCGTAAACTTGCTTCCCGTTTGAGTTATGATTTTATTGATTTAGACCAGGTATTAGAAACTCAAGAAGGAATCACTATTGCACAATATTTTGCCACCTATGGCGAAGAACGGTTTAGAACAAAGGAATCTGAGGTGCTTAAATCGGTAATTACGGGTGATGATCAGGTTATATCGACCGGGGGCGGTTTGCCCTGTTTTTTTGATAACATAAATTGGATGAAGGCTAACGGCAAGGTAGTGTACATTAACCTTCCGCCGGCGGCTCTTGCCAGCCGCCTTGAAAACGCGAAAGAAGAGCGCCCTTTATTGCAAGGCAAGCATGGCAACGAATTGGTAAAATTTATTGCGGAAAAATTAGCTGAACGCGAGCCTTTTTACTTACAAGCGAACATAGTAGCTGATGGCTTAAGTTTGACGGCCGAAAGGTTGCAGTCAATTATTTTTAAACAGTAG
- a CDS encoding BT_3928 family protein: protein MKVLVWICRIAVGLLFIFSGLIKANDPLGFSYKLQEYFVVFHMTFLDGFALIAAIMLCAVEMLLGFALLIGTRINTVAWGLLLLIIFFAFLTFYSAAFKVVQTCGCFGDAIPLTPWQSFSKDLILLVLVLVVFQQRRDIKPLFKKRTEDTLLILAIVFSFGVGLYTYNFLPVLDFLPYKVGANLPQEMVTPPGAKPDEFELTYNLKNKATKATKVMTDKEYLKTGIWKDANWEVVGNPESRLVKKGFTPKIPDLVIQDAQGNNYTKELLGNPFYNLVIVAYDLRHTDEDAVNRINALALNLTENYNVRTVFLTSASATDATAFAKKHHLVSEIYYADGVPLKSMVRANPGVMLMKEGTVIGKWHYHTLPKYDYFVEHYFRKQP from the coding sequence ATGAAAGTCTTAGTTTGGATATGCCGGATAGCGGTGGGGCTGTTATTCATATTCTCCGGCCTGATAAAAGCCAACGACCCTTTAGGGTTTTCTTACAAACTGCAGGAATATTTCGTAGTGTTCCACATGACGTTTTTAGACGGGTTTGCTTTAATCGCAGCCATCATGTTATGCGCCGTGGAGATGTTGTTAGGTTTCGCGCTGCTTATCGGTACACGCATTAACACTGTGGCATGGGGACTCTTACTTTTGATCATTTTCTTCGCTTTTCTTACATTTTACTCAGCAGCTTTTAAGGTAGTACAAACCTGCGGCTGCTTTGGCGATGCTATTCCGCTTACGCCGTGGCAATCGTTCAGCAAGGATCTGATACTGCTTGTTTTAGTACTTGTTGTTTTTCAGCAACGGCGAGACATTAAGCCCTTGTTTAAAAAAAGAACAGAAGACACGCTGTTGATTTTGGCTATAGTATTCTCTTTCGGCGTTGGTTTATACACCTATAATTTTTTACCTGTCTTAGATTTTTTACCGTATAAAGTTGGCGCTAATTTGCCGCAAGAAATGGTGACCCCACCCGGCGCAAAGCCCGACGAGTTTGAACTAACCTACAACCTTAAAAACAAAGCGACCAAAGCCACAAAGGTGATGACCGACAAGGAATACCTTAAAACTGGTATTTGGAAAGACGCTAACTGGGAGGTGGTAGGCAACCCGGAATCGCGCCTTGTGAAGAAAGGGTTTACGCCTAAAATTCCGGATCTGGTGATTCAAGATGCCCAGGGTAACAACTACACAAAAGAGCTGCTGGGAAATCCCTTTTATAACCTGGTGATAGTGGCATATGACCTGCGCCATACAGATGAAGATGCTGTTAACCGCATTAATGCCCTGGCGTTAAACCTGACCGAAAACTACAATGTCCGCACGGTATTTTTAACATCCGCGTCAGCAACAGACGCCACAGCATTCGCAAAAAAACATCACTTGGTTTCTGAGATCTACTATGCCGATGGCGTTCCGCTGAAAAGCATGGTAAGAGCTAATCCGGGTGTAATGCTGATGAAAGAGGGCACCGTTATCGGCAAGTGGCACTACCATACCTTGCCTAAGTATGATTATTTTGTTGAGCACTACTTTCGCAAGCAGCCATGA
- a CDS encoding DUF1599 domain-containing protein, with protein MSNTTAEYNAVINVCKTLFLKKTRDYGTAWRILRPASITDQIFIKAQRIRTLEEKQVSMVGDGITEEYIGIVNYCVIAMMQLEMEANGAPLEIPVEQVETLFDAKVNETRDLMFAKNHDYGEAWREMRISSLTDLILQKIFRVKQIEDNKGQTVASEGVNANYQDMLNYSVFALIKLGVA; from the coding sequence TTGAGCAATACTACTGCCGAGTACAACGCCGTTATTAACGTTTGCAAAACGCTTTTTCTGAAAAAAACCCGCGATTATGGCACGGCCTGGCGCATACTGCGGCCCGCCTCTATAACCGATCAAATATTTATTAAGGCGCAGCGTATTCGCACACTGGAAGAGAAGCAAGTATCAATGGTAGGCGACGGCATTACAGAAGAATACATCGGTATTGTCAATTATTGCGTTATCGCGATGATGCAGCTGGAAATGGAAGCCAACGGTGCGCCGCTGGAGATCCCCGTTGAACAGGTCGAGACGCTTTTTGACGCAAAAGTAAATGAAACCCGCGACTTGATGTTTGCTAAAAACCATGACTATGGCGAGGCTTGGCGGGAAATGCGTATCAGCTCATTAACAGACTTAATTCTGCAAAAAATATTTAGGGTTAAGCAAATAGAAGATAACAAGGGGCAAACTGTAGCCTCTGAAGGGGTAAATGCCAATTACCAGGATATGCTAAATTATTCCGTTTTCGCACTTATTAAGTTAGGGGTGGCATGA
- the folP gene encoding dihydropteroate synthase, with amino-acid sequence MFKDTVFQKKTTLNAGGRLIDLSHPKVMGIINLTPDSFYASSRRQIMEDVLHQAEKMLNDGASFLDLGAYSSRPGASDIFEEEEAIRLIPVVEAIASKFPEAVISVDTFRAGIAESAVNAGAHIINDISGGELDKHMFETVARLQVPYILMHMKGTPQTMKDLAVYDDVFTEVFTYLEKKHYQLKNLGVHDVVIDPGFGFAKTAGHSFTLLNRLRDFEMLGLPILAGISRKRMIYGTLDIPVEDALNGTTVANTIALMNGASILRVHDVKQAVEAVKIFEAVKT; translated from the coding sequence ATGTTTAAAGATACAGTTTTTCAGAAAAAGACAACCCTCAATGCAGGCGGCAGACTTATAGATTTAAGCCACCCAAAGGTGATGGGTATCATCAATCTTACTCCAGACTCGTTTTATGCAAGCAGCCGCCGGCAGATCATGGAGGACGTGTTGCATCAGGCCGAAAAGATGCTCAACGATGGTGCTTCTTTTTTAGACCTCGGCGCTTATTCGTCCCGGCCGGGGGCATCTGATATCTTTGAAGAAGAAGAAGCCATCCGCTTGATACCTGTTGTCGAAGCCATCGCCAGCAAATTTCCTGAAGCTGTAATTTCCGTTGATACTTTCCGTGCCGGAATAGCTGAGTCGGCCGTAAATGCCGGAGCACATATTATCAATGACATCTCAGGTGGCGAATTGGATAAACACATGTTTGAAACGGTAGCCCGACTGCAAGTGCCTTATATATTGATGCACATGAAAGGTACACCGCAAACCATGAAAGACCTTGCTGTTTATGACGATGTGTTCACGGAAGTGTTTACCTATCTCGAAAAAAAGCATTATCAGTTGAAAAATTTAGGTGTTCACGATGTGGTCATCGACCCGGGGTTTGGTTTTGCCAAGACCGCCGGACACAGTTTTACGCTGCTTAACCGACTGCGCGACTTTGAGATGCTTGGGTTGCCAATCCTTGCCGGAATATCGAGAAAACGTATGATCTACGGCACTTTGGATATCCCAGTCGAAGACGCGCTTAATGGAACAACGGTAGCCAACACCATTGCTTTAATGAACGGCGCAAGTATTTTACGTGTTCACGATGTGAAACAAGCAGTTGAAGCAGTGAAAATTTTTGAGGCGGTGAAAACATAG